The bacterium genome contains a region encoding:
- a CDS encoding 3-hydroxyanthranilate 3,4-dioxygenase — translation MTNPTRLRTFNFQAWIEEHRDLLKPPVGNRQIWEDADLMVTVVGGPNRRTDFHDDPVEEFFYQLEGDMVLKIIEDGVHCDLPIRQGEILLLPPHVRHSPQRPQPGSVGLVIEPKRPPDAADAFEWYCFDCEALVHRTEVMLTSIVDDLPPLFQQFYRDEALRTCPQCGTIHPGKEPPEGWVKLPNP, via the coding sequence ATGACGAACCCGACGCGGCTCAGAACGTTCAACTTCCAGGCGTGGATCGAGGAGCACCGCGATCTGCTCAAGCCGCCGGTGGGCAACCGCCAGATCTGGGAGGACGCCGACCTCATGGTCACCGTCGTCGGCGGACCCAACCGCCGCACCGACTTCCACGACGATCCCGTCGAGGAGTTCTTCTACCAACTCGAGGGCGACATGGTTCTGAAGATCATCGAGGATGGCGTGCACTGCGACCTCCCGATCCGCCAGGGCGAGATACTCCTCCTGCCGCCACACGTGCGCCACTCCCCCCAGCGCCCCCAGCCCGGATCGGTCGGACTCGTCATCGAGCCGAAGCGTCCCCCGGATGCAGCGGACGCCTTCGAGTGGTACTGCTTCGACTGCGAGGCGCTCGTCCACCGCACCGAGGTCATGCTCACCAGCATCGTGGACGACCTGCCGCCACTATTCCAACAGTTCTACCGGGACGAGGCACTGCGCACCTGCCCACAGTGCGGAACGATCCACCCCGGCAAGGAACCACCCGAAGGCTGGGTCAAGCTCCCGAACCCGTGA
- a CDS encoding dihydrodipicolinate synthase family protein: MNYARADAKDYARANLTGIWAAALMPFTDDLRLDEDGFRANVRHWTEDLGIAGLFVSGKQGEFFSMSIEERKRSLELAVEATCGRAQTMMSCSDQNLDVVLELARHAQDAGADYIVVHAPTLHFVTEHDETVYGYYETISQAVDIGIALWSHPDSGYVMSPQLGNQLADLDNVVAIKYSVPRPLYAELTALASDRIAVSTASEDEWLDNILELDWRLYLCSSPPYLMQTAVERRMHDYTQAALAGDAAGARRISESLQPVREALKRTKPPEKPHAHQKYWLDLLGQVGGRVRPPLLELTDAERTATREAFEQCGLQV; the protein is encoded by the coding sequence ATGAACTACGCCAGAGCCGACGCCAAGGACTACGCCCGGGCCAACCTGACGGGCATCTGGGCGGCGGCGCTGATGCCGTTCACGGACGATCTGCGGCTGGACGAGGACGGCTTCAGGGCCAATGTCCGTCACTGGACCGAGGACCTGGGCATCGCCGGGCTCTTCGTCTCCGGCAAGCAGGGCGAGTTCTTCTCGATGAGCATCGAGGAGCGCAAGCGCAGCCTGGAACTCGCCGTGGAGGCCACCTGCGGGCGCGCGCAGACCATGATGTCCTGCTCGGACCAGAACCTGGACGTCGTCCTGGAGTTGGCCCGGCACGCCCAGGATGCCGGGGCGGACTACATCGTCGTCCACGCGCCGACGCTGCACTTCGTGACCGAACACGACGAGACCGTCTACGGGTACTACGAGACGATCTCGCAGGCCGTCGACATCGGCATCGCCCTGTGGAGCCATCCCGACAGCGGCTATGTCATGTCACCGCAGCTCGGCAACCAGCTGGCCGACCTGGACAACGTGGTGGCCATCAAGTACAGCGTGCCGCGCCCGCTGTACGCCGAACTCACCGCGTTGGCCTCCGACCGCATCGCCGTGAGCACCGCCTCGGAGGACGAGTGGCTCGACAACATCCTCGAACTCGACTGGAGGCTGTACCTGTGCTCGTCACCCCCGTACTTGATGCAGACGGCGGTGGAACGACGCATGCACGACTACACGCAGGCGGCGCTGGCCGGCGACGCCGCCGGGGCGCGCCGCATCAGCGAGAGCCTGCAACCGGTGCGGGAGGCCCTGAAGCGGACCAAGCCCCCCGAGAAGCCGCACGCCCACCAGAAATACTGGCTGGACCTGCTCGGCCAGGTCGGCGGCCGTGTCCGCCCGCCGCTCCTGGAACTCACCGACGCCGAGAGGACGGCCACACGGGAGGCCTTCGAACAATGCGGACTCCAGGTGTGA